In a genomic window of Acidobacteriota bacterium:
- the ilvD gene encoding dihydroxy-acid dehydratase, translating to MHQRGFRSSITTQGRRMAGARALWRATGMKTEDFRKPIIAIANSFAQFVPGHVHLHPIGQRVKQVIDASGGYGVEFNTIALDDGIAMGHDGMLYSLPSRELIADSVEYMVNGHKADALVCISNCDKITPGMLLGALRLNLPTIFVSGGPMEAGRALLASGPAKLDLVDSMVAAGDSRISDAQVLKMEEEACPTCGSCSGMFTANSMNCLNEAIGLALPGNGTILATHALRWQLFERAAKRIVRMARAFYLEGDESVLPRNIATFDAFENAMSLDIAMGGSTNTVLHILAMAREAEVDFTMADIDRLSRQVPCICKVAPATGKFHLEDVARAGGIPTILGELQRAGKIHSGVGTVSGDDMKNMIRRNDLRDGNGSLCDFARRRALAAPGGVRTREAFSQESYYQASDLDSREGCIRSAEHAYSQDGGLAVLYGNLAEDGCIVKTAGVDESIWVFEGPARVFESQEEACDGILGGGVQAGDVVVIRYEGPKGGPGMQEMLYPTSYIKARQLGAKCALLTDGRFSGGTSGLSIGHVSPEAAEGGAIALVEEGNLIRIDIPNRTLELAVPDEELTRRRRQTEARGRDAYRPSDRHRPISQALAAYAALTTSAAQGAVRDISQLG from the coding sequence ATGCATCAGAGGGGATTCCGCAGCAGCATCACCACCCAGGGGCGGCGCATGGCCGGAGCCCGGGCTCTCTGGAGAGCCACCGGGATGAAGACGGAGGACTTCCGGAAACCCATCATCGCCATCGCCAACTCCTTTGCCCAGTTCGTCCCCGGCCATGTCCACCTGCATCCCATCGGCCAGAGGGTCAAGCAGGTCATCGACGCCAGCGGCGGGTACGGCGTGGAGTTCAACACCATCGCCCTGGACGACGGCATCGCCATGGGGCACGACGGCATGCTCTACTCCCTCCCCAGCCGCGAGCTGATTGCCGACAGCGTGGAGTACATGGTGAATGGCCACAAGGCCGACGCCCTGGTCTGCATCTCCAACTGCGACAAGATCACTCCCGGCATGCTCCTGGGAGCCCTGCGGTTGAACCTGCCCACGATTTTCGTCTCGGGAGGTCCCATGGAGGCGGGCCGCGCCCTGCTGGCTTCGGGGCCGGCCAAGCTGGATCTGGTGGATTCCATGGTGGCCGCCGGTGACAGCCGGATCAGCGACGCCCAGGTCCTGAAAATGGAGGAAGAGGCCTGTCCCACCTGCGGGTCCTGCTCGGGCATGTTCACGGCCAACAGCATGAACTGTCTCAACGAAGCCATCGGCTTGGCGTTGCCCGGCAATGGGACCATCCTGGCGACCCACGCGCTGCGCTGGCAGCTCTTCGAGCGGGCCGCCAAGCGCATCGTCCGGATGGCCCGGGCCTTTTACCTTGAGGGGGACGAGTCGGTGCTGCCCCGCAACATCGCCACCTTCGACGCCTTCGAGAACGCCATGAGTCTGGATATCGCCATGGGCGGGTCCACCAATACGGTGCTGCACATCCTGGCCATGGCGCGGGAGGCGGAAGTGGATTTCACCATGGCCGACATCGACCGCCTGTCCCGCCAGGTCCCCTGCATCTGCAAGGTGGCGCCGGCCACGGGCAAGTTTCACCTGGAGGATGTGGCCCGCGCCGGCGGGATTCCGACCATCCTGGGAGAGCTCCAGCGCGCCGGGAAGATTCACTCCGGAGTGGGGACCGTCTCCGGGGACGACATGAAGAACATGATTCGCAGGAACGACTTGCGGGACGGCAACGGCTCGCTTTGTGATTTCGCGCGCCGCCGGGCGCTGGCGGCTCCCGGAGGGGTTCGCACCCGGGAAGCGTTTTCTCAGGAGAGCTACTACCAGGCGTCCGACCTGGACTCGAGGGAAGGGTGCATCCGGTCGGCCGAGCACGCCTATTCCCAGGACGGAGGGCTGGCCGTCCTCTACGGCAATCTGGCCGAGGACGGGTGCATCGTGAAGACCGCCGGGGTGGACGAGTCGATCTGGGTCTTCGAGGGACCGGCCCGAGTCTTCGAGTCCCAGGAGGAAGCCTGCGACGGGATTCTGGGAGGAGGGGTCCAGGCCGGGGACGTGGTGGTGATCCGGTACGAAGGACCCAAAGGCGGTCCGGGGATGCAGGAGATGCTCTATCCGACCTCCTACATCAAGGCCCGGCAACTGGGCGCCAAGTGCGCGCTGCTGACGGATGGGCGCTTCAGCGGCGGGACCAGCGGATTGTCCATCGGACATGTCTCCCCCGAGGCGGCCGAGGGTGGGGCCATTGCCCTGGTGGAAGAGGGAAACCTGATCCGGATCGACATTCCCAACCGGACGCTGGAATTGGCGGTCCCGGACGAAGAGCTGACACGACGCCGCCGGCAAACGGAAGCTCGGGGCCGGGACGCCTACCGTCCGAGCGACCGCCACCGTCCCATCTCCCAGGCCCTGGCCGCCTATGCCGCTCTGACCACCAGCGCCGCCCAGGGCGCCGTCCGCGATATTTCCCAACTCGGTTAG
- a CDS encoding TonB-dependent receptor gives MRLIRILPAPALAVCLAAGVLLMAQIDTGTILGRVLLPDGSPAANAQVSLRHQDTNQAVELLTSPAGYFRRDGLPVGKYEVAVASSGFGTMVLRDLDLLVGQSLRADFRLRRGDAAETSVEQAGPALLGAGRTDLGQVIDQEKLDSLPVNARDMGKLAGLAAGAAPSASRGGNVQVMGMRFKDNLTYIDGTLFTHGDGDTPFKASTDALQEFDVKTGLYSAEYGVRPGGQITAVTKSGSNQFHGNLYWFHRNDNLDARNFFEQGKAEFKRNQLGATLGGPVLIPGLYDGADQAWFFVSYQLRSIRETRPLTGVVPTDAEKRGEFSSAILDPTTGKPFPDGRLPRQRLDPMSTKLLHFWPSPNTPGPLNFTSPDSTANLDNPQIISRVDLATSPRSRWAGRFIWDSSPQVSPRTFSVFSAVQPLRSYGQSVSNTRTLGNGLINAASIHWFFRPYIAGPSRPKPQVPLGLGIPQLLKSEADRSGVPSIVIQGYTGIGDSGAVGHANLGNWQVKDDVSWSRGNHTLRGGVEFRQHYNFYVMQRRSRFEFFSRYTGNAFADFLLGHPVRTELGGEDFRGNFHQNSFYFYFKDVWRVRPRLTLTLGLRYELRLPWRDKRGFMANFDVAEGRLTPPLVDADPPAPQTGRFEPGFPLVEWNRASAILPRLGISYRLGNATVLRSGYGIYSNEPDLNMVQEMAKNPRPGARRLVFLAPLEQATLRLSDPFPESLADSAAPNHSGMETPLRLAATHSWGLSLQHRWSPGVLLQVGYLGSRSINRLETISLNDAVPGPGDRSRRRPYPELQNVEMPFADADAWFHGMQLQVEKRPDRYGLSALLVFDWSRQIDNGGGYQGPPSRRRFRSRNMPHAANRALSESHAPRRVMVTAGYDLPFGAGRAFLSKGAMAKILGGWSIRAIASFQDGGWFTVYLPGDTLDTGSYHSQWPDRIRNPNLAGSERTPSRWFDTGAFRRPEMFHYGNAGRSSVEGPGVINLDLSLRRTFQFQESRRLELRLEAFNATNHPNFVLTGQSKTGEFGTSEFGALGKAQPARQLQGALKFYF, from the coding sequence ATGAGGCTCATTCGAATACTTCCGGCGCCGGCTCTGGCCGTCTGCCTCGCGGCCGGCGTTCTCCTGATGGCCCAGATCGACACCGGCACCATTCTGGGCCGGGTCCTGCTGCCGGACGGATCTCCCGCGGCGAATGCCCAGGTCAGCCTGAGACACCAGGACACGAATCAGGCCGTCGAGCTTCTCACCAGCCCGGCGGGCTATTTTCGGCGCGACGGCCTCCCGGTGGGAAAGTACGAGGTGGCCGTGGCGTCGTCGGGATTTGGGACCATGGTTCTTCGGGACCTGGATCTGTTGGTGGGACAGTCCCTCCGGGCGGATTTCCGACTCCGGCGGGGGGACGCCGCCGAAACCTCGGTCGAACAAGCGGGGCCGGCTCTGCTGGGAGCCGGGAGGACGGATCTGGGACAGGTCATCGACCAGGAGAAACTCGACTCTTTGCCGGTCAACGCCCGCGACATGGGAAAGCTGGCCGGTCTGGCGGCGGGGGCTGCTCCCTCGGCTTCGAGGGGGGGCAACGTCCAGGTCATGGGGATGAGGTTCAAGGACAATCTCACCTATATCGACGGCACCCTCTTCACCCACGGAGACGGCGATACCCCGTTCAAGGCGAGCACCGACGCCTTGCAGGAATTCGACGTGAAGACCGGCCTCTATTCGGCCGAGTACGGCGTGCGTCCCGGCGGCCAGATCACGGCGGTGACGAAGAGCGGCAGCAACCAGTTTCACGGAAACCTGTACTGGTTTCACCGGAACGACAACCTGGACGCCCGCAATTTCTTCGAACAGGGGAAGGCCGAATTCAAGCGCAACCAGTTGGGTGCGACCCTGGGAGGTCCGGTCCTGATCCCCGGTCTGTACGACGGGGCGGACCAGGCCTGGTTCTTCGTCTCCTACCAGCTCCGGTCGATTCGGGAGACCCGGCCGTTGACCGGCGTCGTTCCCACCGACGCCGAAAAGCGGGGCGAGTTCTCATCGGCCATCCTGGACCCGACGACCGGGAAACCGTTCCCGGACGGCCGGCTGCCTCGGCAACGCCTGGATCCCATGTCTACGAAGCTCCTCCACTTCTGGCCGTCTCCGAATACGCCCGGCCCCCTGAACTTCACCAGTCCCGATTCGACGGCAAACCTGGACAATCCCCAGATCATCTCGCGCGTGGACCTTGCGACCTCGCCCCGCAGCCGATGGGCCGGCCGCTTCATCTGGGATTCGAGTCCCCAGGTTTCCCCTCGGACATTCAGCGTCTTTTCTGCGGTACAGCCCCTGCGGAGCTACGGACAATCGGTCTCCAACACCAGGACCCTGGGCAACGGACTGATCAACGCGGCCAGCATCCACTGGTTCTTCCGCCCCTACATCGCCGGTCCGTCCCGACCCAAGCCCCAAGTCCCTCTGGGTCTCGGCATTCCGCAACTGCTGAAGAGCGAGGCCGACCGGAGCGGCGTTCCCTCCATCGTCATCCAGGGTTACACCGGAATCGGCGACTCGGGCGCCGTGGGGCACGCCAACCTGGGGAACTGGCAGGTCAAGGACGACGTCTCCTGGTCCCGCGGCAACCATACGCTGCGCGGAGGGGTCGAATTCCGGCAGCACTACAACTTCTACGTCATGCAGCGCCGTTCCCGATTCGAGTTCTTCAGCCGGTATACGGGAAACGCGTTCGCCGACTTTCTGCTGGGACATCCGGTGCGCACCGAGTTGGGCGGCGAGGACTTCCGCGGCAACTTCCACCAGAACAGCTTCTATTTCTACTTCAAGGACGTGTGGAGGGTCCGCCCCAGGCTGACCCTCACGCTGGGACTGCGATACGAGCTTCGGCTCCCCTGGCGGGACAAGCGGGGCTTCATGGCCAACTTCGACGTGGCCGAGGGACGTCTGACTCCCCCGCTCGTGGATGCGGACCCGCCGGCTCCCCAAACCGGCCGCTTCGAACCCGGTTTCCCCCTGGTCGAGTGGAACCGGGCCTCCGCCATCCTTCCCCGTCTGGGGATTTCGTATCGGCTCGGAAACGCCACGGTGCTGAGAAGCGGCTACGGAATCTATTCCAATGAGCCCGATCTGAACATGGTTCAGGAAATGGCCAAGAATCCACGTCCGGGCGCTCGGCGCCTGGTGTTCCTGGCGCCCCTGGAGCAGGCCACCTTGAGATTGTCAGATCCGTTTCCGGAAAGCCTGGCGGACTCGGCAGCTCCCAACCACTCGGGGATGGAGACGCCCCTTCGGCTGGCGGCCACCCATTCCTGGGGGCTGAGCCTTCAGCACCGGTGGTCTCCGGGCGTCCTCTTGCAGGTGGGGTACCTGGGATCTCGTTCCATAAACCGTCTGGAGACCATCTCTCTGAACGATGCGGTCCCCGGTCCGGGGGACCGGAGCCGGCGCCGTCCTTACCCCGAACTGCAAAACGTCGAGATGCCCTTTGCCGACGCGGACGCCTGGTTTCACGGCATGCAGTTGCAGGTGGAAAAGAGACCGGACCGCTACGGACTCTCGGCCCTGTTGGTTTTCGACTGGTCCCGGCAGATCGACAACGGGGGCGGATACCAGGGCCCGCCCTCGCGCCGCCGATTCCGATCCCGCAACATGCCGCATGCCGCCAACCGGGCCCTTTCCGAATCTCATGCGCCCAGACGAGTGATGGTGACCGCCGGCTACGATCTGCCCTTCGGCGCCGGACGCGCCTTTCTTTCCAAGGGGGCCATGGCGAAGATTCTCGGCGGCTGGTCGATTCGGGCCATCGCCAGCTTCCAGGACGGCGGCTGGTTTACCGTCTACCTGCCCGGCGACACGCTGGACACCGGCTCCTACCATTCTCAATGGCCGGACCGGATTCGGAATCCCAACCTTGCCGGCTCGGAGCGGACTCCCTCCCGGTGGTTCGACACCGGGGCGTTCCGGCGTCCGGAGATGTTCCATTACGGGAACGCCGGACGGAGCTCGGTGGAGGGACCGGGCGTCATCAATCTGGACCTTTCACTCCGGCGCACCTTTCAGTTCCAGGAAAGCCGGCGGCTGGAGCTGCGCCTGGAGGCCTTCAACGCCACCAACCATCCCAACTTCGTGTTGACGGGCCAGTCCAAGACCGGTGAGTTCGGAACCTCCGAGTTCGGGGCTCTGGGGAAAGCGCAACCGGCCCGGCAGCTACAGGGGGCGCTCAAGTTCTACTTCTAG
- a CDS encoding mandelate racemase/muconate lactonizing enzyme family protein, producing MNRRSFVGSVAGTAGFAAAVAQDAQAEARQALSEMRITRIRFYEAPSRVMFNQSAHVSLVETNQGIVGVGEGGSADTIRQCAGLLIGENPARIEHLWQLMYRGHFYPPGREKIHALGALDLALWDIRGKALGVPVYHLLGGPVRKHIECYSTGFGGYKTTRDAARACMDAGFRAFRTSTRGSGDQYNPRQSVRDTYKLCVEVRKGVGPDGDWAVDYHTRLDMPDAIRLSTLIEDLEPYFVEDLIRSENPGVYRQLRPQVKVPIAVGEQFGDRWDINELIEERLIDYSRVSLPNAGGITEFMKIAVLCETHYVGLIPHFTGPIATAALVHACNAFPGPVLTEMRGSRKKDLAHLPVSYDFREGKLWPTDRPGLGVVVDTKPLKLVAEVTEPMAGAPLNRRPDGSITNW from the coding sequence ATGAATCGAAGAAGCTTCGTCGGTTCGGTGGCCGGGACTGCCGGGTTTGCCGCCGCCGTGGCCCAGGACGCTCAAGCAGAGGCGCGTCAGGCCCTGTCGGAGATGCGGATCACCCGGATTCGCTTCTACGAGGCCCCCTCCCGCGTCATGTTCAATCAGAGCGCCCACGTTTCTCTCGTCGAAACCAACCAGGGCATCGTGGGGGTGGGCGAAGGGGGATCGGCGGACACCATCCGCCAGTGCGCCGGCCTGCTCATCGGAGAGAACCCGGCCCGCATCGAGCATCTGTGGCAGCTCATGTACCGGGGGCACTTCTATCCCCCCGGACGGGAGAAAATCCACGCCCTGGGCGCACTGGACCTGGCCCTCTGGGACATCCGGGGCAAGGCTCTCGGCGTCCCCGTCTACCACCTGCTTGGAGGCCCGGTTCGGAAGCACATCGAGTGTTATTCGACGGGATTCGGGGGCTACAAGACGACACGGGATGCGGCCCGCGCCTGCATGGACGCCGGTTTTCGGGCCTTTAGAACCAGCACTCGGGGTTCGGGTGACCAGTACAACCCACGCCAATCCGTTCGCGACACCTACAAGCTCTGCGTCGAGGTTCGAAAAGGGGTCGGCCCCGACGGCGATTGGGCCGTCGACTACCACACGCGTCTGGACATGCCCGACGCCATCCGGCTCTCCACCCTCATCGAGGACCTGGAGCCCTACTTCGTCGAAGACCTGATCCGCAGCGAGAATCCGGGCGTCTACCGGCAGTTGCGTCCTCAGGTGAAGGTGCCCATCGCCGTGGGCGAGCAGTTCGGCGACCGCTGGGACATCAACGAGCTGATCGAGGAACGGCTCATCGACTATTCGAGAGTCTCCCTCCCCAATGCCGGCGGCATCACCGAGTTCATGAAGATCGCGGTCCTTTGCGAGACCCACTACGTCGGATTGATCCCCCATTTCACCGGCCCGATTGCCACCGCCGCCCTGGTGCATGCCTGCAACGCCTTTCCGGGGCCCGTCCTGACGGAGATGCGGGGCAGCCGAAAAAAGGATCTGGCCCACCTGCCGGTGAGCTACGACTTCCGGGAGGGAAAACTCTGGCCCACCGACCGGCCGGGTCTGGGTGTCGTGGTCGATACCAAACCCCTGAAGCTGGTGGCCGAAGTCACGGAGCCGATGGCAGGCGCCCCTTTGAATCGGCGTCCCGACGGCTCCATCACGAACTGGTGA
- a CDS encoding LD-carboxypeptidase → MNMKKMQRRSFLNSSIWLGFGGVLTGTSQKTGPALVKPRRFRKGDKVALINPAGAIAHRMDLEIVQESLEALGLRVKLGKHVMDRRGYLAGSDEDRAADVNRQFEDSSVTGIIAVRGGWGCARILPLLDYQLIGRNPKILVGYSDVTALLLGIHSKTGLVTFHGPVGLGPWNSFTVEHFTKILFEGQAAELSNPKVLDDNLTQVQNRIQTIVPGVVRGRMLGGNLTVLSAIVGSSYLPEWNDAILFLEDIQESIYRVDRMLSQLALAGILDEISGFVFGHCTDCGPGESYGSLTIEQVLADHVGERNLPSWRGAMIGHISQKFTIPQGIPAEIDATTGRIQLLEAAVA, encoded by the coding sequence ATGAACATGAAAAAGATGCAGCGACGAAGTTTTCTAAACAGTTCGATTTGGCTTGGTTTTGGAGGAGTTCTTACTGGTACATCACAGAAGACCGGACCAGCGCTTGTAAAACCACGGCGGTTTCGTAAAGGAGACAAGGTGGCACTCATCAATCCTGCCGGTGCCATCGCCCACCGGATGGATTTGGAAATCGTCCAGGAAAGTCTGGAAGCTCTCGGCCTCAGGGTGAAGCTGGGGAAGCATGTCATGGACCGACGAGGGTATCTAGCCGGCAGCGATGAAGATCGAGCCGCCGATGTGAACCGCCAGTTCGAAGATTCCTCGGTAACTGGCATCATCGCCGTTCGGGGAGGCTGGGGATGTGCCCGTATCCTGCCCCTTCTGGATTACCAACTCATCGGTCGGAATCCCAAGATTCTGGTGGGGTACAGCGATGTGACGGCACTTCTACTGGGTATTCATTCCAAGACGGGGCTGGTCACCTTCCATGGGCCAGTCGGACTCGGCCCTTGGAATAGCTTTACAGTGGAACACTTCACCAAAATTCTTTTTGAAGGTCAGGCGGCCGAGTTGTCGAACCCTAAGGTTCTCGACGACAATTTGACCCAGGTCCAGAACAGAATCCAGACCATCGTCCCGGGAGTTGTCCGCGGTCGAATGCTGGGTGGCAATTTGACTGTTCTCTCAGCCATCGTAGGGTCTTCTTACCTGCCTGAATGGAATGATGCGATTTTGTTCCTGGAGGACATCCAGGAGAGTATTTACCGAGTGGACCGGATGTTGAGCCAGTTGGCGTTGGCTGGCATCTTGGATGAGATAAGCGGTTTCGTGTTTGGCCATTGCACCGACTGTGGTCCCGGAGAGAGCTACGGCTCTTTGACGATCGAACAGGTTCTAGCCGACCATGTAGGCGAACGAAACCTGCCCTCCTGGCGCGGGGCTATGATCGGTCATATCAGCCAGAAATTTACCATCCCTCAGGGGATTCCGGCTGAAATCGACGCCACCACGGGAAGGATACAGTTGCTTGAGGCAGCCGTCGCGTGA
- a CDS encoding sialidase family protein: protein MNRSIPSSVFLLFLVGSVLAGCAQGPSTGQEDVQYHPIEGASIYDHDPATRLGDDIFGNIIADLENDAPGRCSHGGPVCLEYANGHIAAFYANTSDHNSDGWSDYALSKDRGRTWEKYNRFEYSYQAYRKDPKRPVIVEEGLTTGNGTVVLFLTHVDNGRSRSGFMRSRDHGVTWIDYEPLDGDFVGYPCAVGVAGDTNLVLYDISQGPHVLYVSTDDGESWARRSTLPLDDDKWYGAMCIMEDGRLLAGAYTEKDEHHLYYCISRDQGRTWTKQRRAYLDKKVRDPELAYLGGKYYLHGRSGQYGEGKDRFVLYQSDDGVNWGSGIIVSGDPRHADGYSHNCIINQYDDKVPNELMVQYSIVYDGLDTNTHVFFIKPDSGE from the coding sequence ATGAATCGCTCGATACCGTCTTCCGTTTTCCTGTTGTTCCTGGTCGGTTCCGTCCTCGCCGGGTGCGCGCAGGGTCCTTCAACCGGGCAGGAGGACGTCCAATACCATCCCATCGAAGGGGCGTCGATCTACGATCACGATCCTGCCACCCGGCTCGGAGACGACATCTTCGGCAACATCATCGCCGATCTGGAGAACGACGCTCCGGGACGGTGCTCGCACGGGGGGCCCGTCTGCCTGGAGTACGCGAATGGCCATATCGCGGCCTTCTATGCCAATACCAGCGACCACAACTCCGACGGGTGGAGCGATTACGCCCTCAGCAAGGACCGCGGCAGGACGTGGGAGAAGTACAACAGGTTCGAGTATTCGTACCAGGCGTACCGGAAGGATCCGAAACGGCCGGTGATCGTGGAAGAAGGGCTGACCACCGGGAACGGAACCGTCGTCCTGTTTCTCACCCACGTGGACAACGGCCGGAGCCGGAGCGGCTTCATGAGGAGCCGCGACCATGGCGTCACCTGGATCGACTATGAGCCCCTCGACGGAGATTTCGTCGGGTATCCCTGCGCGGTGGGGGTGGCCGGAGACACCAATCTCGTGCTGTACGACATCAGCCAAGGTCCCCACGTCCTGTACGTCAGCACCGACGACGGAGAAAGCTGGGCCCGGAGAAGCACACTGCCCCTGGACGACGACAAGTGGTACGGCGCCATGTGCATCATGGAGGACGGCCGGTTACTGGCCGGCGCCTATACGGAGAAGGACGAACACCACCTCTATTACTGCATCAGCCGGGATCAGGGGAGGACCTGGACCAAGCAGCGGCGCGCCTACCTGGACAAGAAGGTCCGGGATCCCGAACTGGCCTATCTGGGGGGAAAATACTACCTGCATGGAAGGTCGGGCCAATACGGCGAGGGGAAGGACCGCTTCGTCCTCTACCAGTCCGACGACGGCGTCAACTGGGGGAGCGGGATCATCGTCAGCGGCGACCCGAGGCACGCCGACGGGTACAGTCACAACTGCATCATCAACCAATATGACGACAAAGTCCCCAATGAACTGATGGTGCAATACAGCATCGTCTACGACGGCCTCGACACCAACACGCACGTGTTCTTCATCAAGCCGGATTCTGGGGAGTAG
- a CDS encoding PSD1 and planctomycete cytochrome C domain-containing protein yields MRKRSRNICPWARIRDSARPPVACFVILSVLLSPLVIASAAQDSKVDFQRQIRPLLSDACFQCHGPDPKVRMAGLRLDLREDLFQARTSGAPVVPGDPDNSLIIQRISHEDANLRMPPAYSQKTLSDDQIDLVRRWISDGAVWQQHWAFTRPRRPDLPEVKDNSWPRQDLDHFVLSRLESQGLAPSPPAEKSRILRRVTFDLTGLPPTLDELNAFLSDPSPAAYDKAVDRLLASPRYGERMAAVWLDLARYADTDGYQDDEPRIMWRWRDWVVDSLNQNLSFDQFTIQQLAGDLLPDPNPEQKLATGFLRNNRVNGEGGSIADEFRVEYAVDRVNTVSTAWMGLTVGCARCHDHKYDPISQTEFYRLFAFFNKISEPGTYRRSAAPTIKVPPRVVQRQLDRIHRELQVLDRDTPAYTELETRHRRLWEQVPATMIMREDEARETFVLGRGQYDQPGAKVTPGVPEILPPLPPGGSADRLLLARWLVDPSHPLTARVAANRLWQTHFGSGLVPTPEDFGVQGEPPTHPLLLDWLASELIRLKWDVKAFQRMIVTSATYLESSKLTPALLEKDPANLLLARGPRLRLPAEMIRDQALAVSGLLVGSVGGPSVKPYQPAGIWDEIAGGSTGAYKKGYEQGTGARLYRRSLYSFWRRTIHPPGMEVFDAPSREVCTSRRERTNTPLQALTLMNDVTYVEAARALAQRLIREGGPTDEDRVEFGFRLVTSRRPEPAEIEVLRRGLERHRSAYENDPAAAAKLVKVGESALGPEMDPVELAAHTALANGLLNLDETINRE; encoded by the coding sequence ATGAGAAAACGTTCGCGGAATATCTGCCCCTGGGCTCGAATTCGTGATTCGGCGAGGCCGCCGGTCGCCTGTTTCGTGATCCTGAGTGTCCTCCTGTCGCCTCTGGTCATTGCGTCCGCCGCTCAGGATTCGAAAGTCGACTTCCAACGGCAGATTCGGCCCCTGCTTTCCGACGCCTGTTTCCAGTGCCACGGACCCGATCCCAAGGTCCGCATGGCCGGGCTGAGGCTCGATCTGCGTGAGGACCTCTTCCAGGCGCGGACCTCCGGAGCGCCCGTCGTTCCCGGAGATCCGGACAACAGCCTGATCATTCAGCGCATTTCACATGAAGACGCGAACCTTCGCATGCCTCCCGCGTACTCGCAAAAGACGCTCAGCGACGACCAGATCGACCTGGTGCGCCGTTGGATCTCGGACGGGGCCGTCTGGCAGCAGCATTGGGCATTCACACGTCCGCGCCGACCGGATCTGCCCGAAGTGAAGGACAACTCCTGGCCCCGGCAGGATCTGGACCACTTCGTCCTCAGCCGTCTGGAATCCCAAGGTCTGGCTCCTTCGCCTCCCGCGGAAAAGAGCCGGATCCTGCGCCGGGTGACGTTCGACTTGACCGGGTTGCCGCCGACCCTGGACGAACTGAACGCCTTCCTCTCGGACCCGTCCCCCGCCGCCTATGACAAGGCCGTCGACCGGCTTCTGGCCTCGCCCCGCTACGGCGAACGCATGGCGGCCGTCTGGCTCGATCTGGCCCGCTACGCCGATACCGACGGCTATCAGGACGACGAGCCGCGAATCATGTGGAGATGGCGCGACTGGGTCGTCGACTCGCTGAATCAGAACCTCTCCTTCGACCAGTTCACGATCCAGCAGTTGGCCGGAGACCTGCTGCCTGACCCGAACCCGGAACAAAAACTGGCCACCGGTTTTCTGCGCAACAACCGGGTCAACGGCGAAGGCGGGTCCATCGCCGACGAGTTTCGCGTCGAGTACGCCGTCGACCGCGTCAACACCGTCTCGACCGCCTGGATGGGGCTCACGGTCGGCTGTGCGCGTTGTCACGATCACAAGTACGATCCCATCTCCCAGACCGAGTTCTACCGCCTGTTCGCCTTCTTCAACAAAATTTCCGAACCGGGCACCTATCGGCGTAGCGCCGCGCCCACCATCAAGGTGCCGCCGCGAGTCGTTCAGCGCCAATTGGACCGGATCCATCGAGAGCTTCAGGTCCTGGATCGGGATACACCTGCGTACACCGAGCTCGAGACCCGGCATCGGCGGCTGTGGGAACAGGTTCCCGCCACCATGATCATGCGGGAGGACGAGGCCCGGGAGACCTTCGTCCTGGGACGCGGACAATACGATCAGCCGGGCGCCAAGGTGACTCCGGGCGTCCCCGAGATCCTGCCCCCTCTGCCGCCGGGCGGGTCGGCCGATCGTCTGCTGCTGGCCCGGTGGCTGGTGGATCCGTCCCATCCCCTCACCGCGCGCGTGGCGGCGAACCGTTTGTGGCAAACGCACTTCGGGTCGGGACTGGTGCCGACGCCCGAGGACTTCGGCGTTCAGGGAGAGCCACCGACCCATCCCCTTCTGCTCGATTGGCTGGCCAGCGAGCTGATCCGGCTGAAATGGGACGTCAAGGCCTTCCAGCGAATGATCGTCACCAGCGCCACCTACCTGGAATCATCGAAGCTCACGCCGGCCTTGCTGGAGAAGGATCCGGCCAACCTTCTCCTGGCGCGGGGTCCAAGATTGCGTCTGCCGGCCGAGATGATTCGGGATCAGGCCCTGGCGGTGAGCGGTCTTCTGGTCGGGTCGGTCGGAGGACCGTCGGTCAAACCCTATCAGCCGGCCGGAATCTGGGACGAGATCGCAGGCGGCTCCACCGGCGCCTACAAGAAAGGCTACGAGCAGGGGACCGGCGCCCGTCTCTACCGCCGCAGCCTCTACTCTTTCTGGCGGCGCACCATTCATCCTCCCGGGATGGAGGTCTTCGACGCTCCGAGCCGGGAGGTCTGCACGTCACGGCGCGAGCGAACCAACACGCCGCTCCAGGCGTTGACGCTCATGAACGACGTGACCTACGTCGAGGCGGCTCGTGCTCTTGCCCAGCGTCTGATCCGGGAGGGCGGTCCCACCGACGAGGACCGCGTGGAATTCGGTTTCCGGCTGGTCACTTCGCGCCGGCCCGAGCCCGCGGAAATCGAGGTGCTGAGGCGCGGTCTCGAGCGCCATCGGTCGGCCTACGAGAACGATCCCGCGGCTGCCGCGAAGTTGGTCAAGGTTGGCGAGTCCGCATTGGGTCCTGAGATGGACCCCGTGGAACTGGCCGCCCACACCGCGCTGGCGAACGGACTATTGAATCTGGACGAGACCATCAACCGGGAGTGA